One genomic window of Maribacter aquivivus includes the following:
- a CDS encoding ArnT family glycosyltransferase, translated as MKNTAVFFLFFLITFFIRFPFFFRDYVDRDESTFILLGQSWANGFLPYTQLWDLKPPLTFAFFAAIISIFGKSFIAIRLAGVFLVVITAFYTYKIALTMIPKKASILVGAFCIVLLSLFGSLQGVMSEHICIALFVPAIYLLQSKKSNAYVFLAGVLMGATVMVKLNMAFPILFIGLFLVYEGVFTKKNSSFFSILLFATGVITVILVTIIPYYLSHQTYIWWESVVLAPLEYTGARRYSIFKLAPIFVITGLFLVYAYKSKKLDFKNRTVQLLLVAIIGVLFSFIKGGRINGHYLIQLHPMLLILVGIVIYNLIVQYKPKLPLYAAFIALLIPAESYLEYVNVVKNKFEKGTFFNGEGFSAPQYILEHNLDTENILFFEYHIGYWNLDTLPPTTASTHPSNICRDELFPFFYNPRKNSIEELEYIMEELQPKTVVIRKGRRILDKKEVEENEYLDAYLAEHYKVFATIDNAEILQRL; from the coding sequence TTGAAGAATACAGCTGTATTCTTCCTATTCTTTTTAATCACATTTTTCATTCGTTTCCCTTTTTTCTTTAGAGATTACGTGGATCGCGATGAAAGCACTTTTATTTTGTTAGGTCAATCTTGGGCAAATGGTTTTTTACCTTACACACAGTTGTGGGATTTAAAGCCCCCACTAACCTTTGCTTTTTTCGCAGCCATTATATCCATATTTGGCAAAAGTTTTATAGCTATTCGGCTCGCTGGTGTATTTTTAGTGGTCATTACCGCATTTTACACCTATAAGATTGCACTTACTATGATACCTAAAAAGGCTTCTATTTTGGTTGGGGCGTTTTGCATTGTTCTATTAAGCCTTTTTGGCAGTCTACAAGGTGTAATGTCTGAACATATATGTATCGCCTTATTTGTGCCTGCAATTTACCTTTTGCAATCAAAGAAATCTAATGCCTATGTTTTCTTAGCAGGAGTTTTAATGGGTGCCACGGTTATGGTGAAATTGAATATGGCTTTCCCTATTTTATTTATTGGCCTGTTCTTGGTTTATGAGGGTGTATTTACAAAAAAGAATAGTAGTTTTTTCTCTATTTTGTTATTTGCCACTGGTGTTATAACCGTAATTTTAGTAACTATTATACCTTACTACTTAAGCCACCAAACTTATATTTGGTGGGAATCTGTAGTACTAGCTCCTTTAGAATATACCGGAGCAAGAAGATATTCCATTTTTAAACTCGCACCTATTTTTGTAATTACAGGACTTTTTCTTGTATATGCCTACAAAAGCAAAAAGCTAGATTTCAAAAACAGAACTGTTCAACTGCTTTTAGTCGCTATTATTGGAGTCTTATTTTCTTTTATAAAAGGCGGAAGAATCAATGGACACTACCTTATTCAATTACACCCCATGTTACTTATTTTAGTTGGTATAGTCATCTACAACTTAATAGTGCAGTACAAGCCAAAATTACCTTTATACGCTGCATTCATTGCTTTATTGATACCTGCTGAAAGTTATCTGGAATATGTAAATGTTGTAAAGAATAAATTTGAAAAAGGTACTTTCTTTAATGGGGAAGGTTTTTCTGCCCCGCAATATATTTTAGAACATAACTTAGATACTGAAAACATACTATTTTTTGAATATCATATAGGATATTGGAATTTAGACACCTTACCACCTACTACAGCTTCTACGCACCCAAGTAATATTTGTAGAGACGAGCTGTTTCCTTTTTTTTATAACCCAAGAAAAAACTCAATCGAAGAACTTGAATATATTATGGAAGAATTACAACCCAAAACGGTTGTAATACGAAAAGGCAGACGGATTTTAGACAAAAAAGAAGTTGAGGAAAACGAATATCTAGATGCCTATTTAGCGGAACACTATAAAGTATTTGCTACAATAGATAATGCTGAAATCTTACAGCGACTATAG
- the bioD gene encoding dethiobiotin synthase: protein MQKIFVTGISTEVGKTIASAIFTEALQADYWKPVQAGDLDNTDTDKVKRLISNEKSKFHPSSYNLKAAMSPHAAAEIEGIEIDRFHINEPETSNNLIIEGSGGILVPLNDEDTMFDIIMPDYKVVVVSRNYLGSINHSLLTIKWLLHKGYDVSVLFSGDANPHTENIILHKTGVSLIGRIDEEKEFNKEVIKKYANKFEGILRTL from the coding sequence ATGCAAAAGATATTTGTAACAGGAATTTCAACAGAGGTAGGTAAAACTATTGCATCGGCAATTTTTACCGAAGCATTACAAGCAGATTATTGGAAACCGGTACAAGCAGGTGATTTAGATAACACAGATACAGATAAGGTAAAGAGATTGATATCTAACGAGAAATCTAAATTTCACCCTAGTAGCTATAATTTAAAAGCAGCTATGAGTCCGCATGCAGCGGCTGAAATTGAAGGTATTGAAATTGATAGATTTCATATTAATGAACCAGAAACTTCTAATAATTTAATTATTGAAGGTTCTGGCGGTATTTTGGTTCCTTTAAATGATGAAGATACCATGTTCGACATCATCATGCCCGATTATAAAGTAGTAGTGGTCTCTAGAAATTATTTAGGTAGTATCAATCATTCGCTATTGACTATAAAATGGTTGTTGCATAAAGGTTATGATGTTTCGGTATTATTTAGCGGAGATGCAAATCCTCATACAGAAAATATTATTCTTCATAAAACAGGAGTATCGTTAATAGGTAGAATAGATGAAGAAAAAGAATTTAACAAAGAGGTTATTAAAAAGTATGCCAATAAATTTGAGGGTATTTTAAGAACACTATAG
- a CDS encoding putative signal transducing protein has translation MEDKFYQLASFEYVADVQIVKGKLESEGIPVFLRDENTLNSDPLISNAIGGVKLQVYSKDKERAIAIYDEIRAYAVDNDGEPIVCPNCKAQKSEPYYNSKGVFYKLFPFFEKRKYKCLNCGMITNSK, from the coding sequence ATGGAAGATAAATTTTATCAGCTAGCTTCTTTTGAATATGTAGCCGATGTGCAAATTGTAAAAGGCAAACTTGAGTCTGAAGGTATACCTGTATTTCTTAGGGATGAAAACACCTTAAATTCAGATCCGTTAATCAGCAATGCAATTGGCGGAGTAAAACTGCAGGTGTATTCTAAAGATAAAGAACGGGCAATTGCCATTTATGATGAGATAAGGGCTTATGCTGTAGATAATGATGGGGAACCTATTGTTTGCCCTAATTGCAAGGCTCAAAAATCTGAACCTTATTATAACAGTAAGGGAGTATTTTATAAACTTTTTCCTTTTTTTGAAAAAAGAAAATATAAGTGCCTAAATTGTGGAATGATCACTAACTCAAAGTAA
- a CDS encoding aminotransferase class I/II-fold pyridoxal phosphate-dependent enzyme, which produces MKVLENRKKEETFRSLSSLDGLIDFLSNDYLGFATNETLFSKTFQLLLTESVASNGSGGSRLLSGNHKLYKKLEPLLVEFYKSNAALVFNSGYDANMGLFSAVPQRGDIIFYDEYVHASIREGIRMSNAKAYSFLHNNLSSLKEKVALNTSRNDHEEYAVYIVTESVFSMDGDTPDLKAIAKFTKSNRYHLIVDEAHAVGVLGSNGEGLIPELGLEKDVFARTVTFGKAFGCHGAAVLGSDDLKDYLINFAKPFIYTTALTPHTLATIITAHEYMGELGKEPKTLLTENIVYFKKQLGLHKIEQFFIPSDTAIQGCIISGSKKAKLVSKKLIDKGFNIKAILSPTVPEGQERLRICLHSFNSKEEIGLLVKLLASFI; this is translated from the coding sequence TTGAAAGTATTAGAAAATCGTAAAAAAGAAGAGACCTTTCGCTCTTTAAGCTCTCTAGACGGACTAATAGATTTTTTGTCCAATGACTACTTAGGTTTTGCTACTAATGAAACTTTATTTTCCAAAACGTTTCAATTATTGTTGACAGAAAGTGTTGCGTCAAATGGGTCTGGGGGATCTCGACTTTTATCAGGAAATCATAAACTTTATAAAAAATTAGAGCCGTTATTAGTTGAGTTTTATAAATCAAATGCTGCATTAGTTTTTAACTCGGGCTATGATGCCAATATGGGGCTATTTAGTGCAGTGCCCCAAAGAGGTGATATAATATTTTATGATGAGTATGTACATGCCAGTATAAGAGAAGGTATACGAATGAGCAATGCTAAGGCATATAGTTTTTTACATAACAATTTGTCTAGCCTAAAGGAAAAGGTAGCGCTAAATACAAGTAGAAATGACCATGAAGAATACGCTGTTTATATAGTGACCGAAAGTGTTTTTTCTATGGATGGTGATACGCCCGACTTAAAAGCAATTGCAAAATTTACAAAATCTAATAGATATCATTTAATAGTAGATGAGGCTCATGCAGTTGGTGTTTTAGGAAGTAATGGGGAAGGACTCATACCAGAATTAGGTCTTGAGAAAGATGTTTTTGCAAGAACGGTAACATTTGGTAAAGCCTTTGGTTGCCATGGTGCGGCGGTACTTGGTTCTGATGATTTAAAAGATTATTTAATAAATTTTGCTAAACCGTTCATTTATACCACAGCATTAACGCCACATACCTTGGCTACTATTATTACTGCACATGAATATATGGGTGAATTGGGAAAGGAGCCCAAAACTCTTTTGACGGAAAATATAGTTTATTTTAAAAAGCAGCTGGGCTTACATAAGATTGAACAGTTTTTTATACCAAGTGATACCGCCATACAAGGATGCATAATTTCTGGTTCTAAAAAAGCTAAATTAGTATCGAAAAAATTAATTGATAAAGGTTTCAATATTAAGGCAATTCTATCGCCCACCGTACCTGAAGGTCAAGAACGACTTAGAATTTGTTTGCATAGTTTTAATTCTAAAGAAGAAATAGGCCTATTGGTAAAATTGTTAGCTAGTTTTATATAA
- a CDS encoding PAS domain S-box protein: protein MNGSNILDTNRLKTLMSYDIMDTHPEVIYDEITSLAASICDTPTSLISLVDDKRQFFKSHHGLEINGTLLEDSFCKHIIADDVNLLIVEDTHKDVRFRDYNLVKNDPNIGFYAGASLTAENGQRLGTLCVLDYEPKQLQQAQINGLQTLAKQVIQLFELRKSRKIEEDQKIDLEQKGKLLDNIVNATGIGIWERNLINDTLTLNEQALSIYGLNKTTLSEFKTDTWFSLIHKDDLAEVQKKMFDCLSYPSDGCSVQYRMLQKGGDYKWIQDKGKVLQWSDNKKPQLMYGTVQDITEKKNYTTELQRVKNNQEAMINSTKDLMWSIDLEYRLITANTAFHQLVNKIQGRPFNEGDLVFSDQVAAQVTEKWKSYYKKALTSGPFSVKQKIQDPKKFWTTYGLTSFDLLYNKEGEKIGITCFSKDITSEVLSQQVLIGAKEELQKIMDTSLDIICTLDEDGYFLSINKACKQIWGYEPKDIIGTRYLELVYDEDIKLTEDSAESVLSGKKVVNFENRYKHKNGAIVPMLWSSNWDKKDRVYYCIARDNTEKKKAELLLKNSERRYKTLVQEGSDMICIVDEKAIFSYASPTSTKILNITPEEFVGTNAFNHVHPDDYDIVYSEFMKVLDIPQVTIKPFRFKHGSGHWIWLETVITNKLDEPTINGIVVNSKDVTTKVLHLNAIEEQNAQLKKIAWTQSHIVRAPVARLMGLINLLTDDKGKLNVEEKEQVLNYIFTSADEIDNVIKDIVENTINVIDIDKN, encoded by the coding sequence ATGAACGGGAGTAATATTTTAGATACGAATAGGTTAAAAACATTAATGTCTTATGACATTATGGACACGCACCCAGAGGTCATTTATGATGAAATAACATCACTTGCCGCCTCTATTTGTGATACACCTACAAGCCTAATTTCTTTGGTAGATGATAAAAGACAATTTTTTAAATCTCACCATGGTTTAGAAATTAATGGCACACTTTTAGAAGACTCTTTTTGCAAGCATATCATTGCAGACGATGTTAATTTATTAATAGTAGAAGACACCCATAAAGATGTAAGGTTTCGTGATTATAATTTAGTAAAAAACGACCCGAATATTGGTTTTTATGCCGGTGCATCGTTAACCGCAGAAAATGGTCAACGCCTTGGTACCCTTTGTGTTCTAGACTATGAACCAAAACAACTTCAGCAAGCTCAAATTAATGGTCTACAAACACTTGCAAAACAAGTGATACAATTGTTTGAACTTCGTAAATCTAGAAAGATTGAAGAAGATCAGAAAATAGATTTGGAACAAAAAGGTAAACTTTTAGACAACATTGTTAATGCTACCGGAATTGGTATTTGGGAACGTAATCTTATCAATGACACTCTTACTTTAAATGAACAAGCACTTAGTATTTATGGTTTAAACAAAACAACGTTATCAGAGTTTAAAACCGATACATGGTTCAGCCTTATTCACAAAGATGATTTAGCCGAAGTACAGAAAAAAATGTTCGATTGCTTAAGCTACCCTTCTGATGGATGTAGTGTTCAATACAGAATGTTACAAAAAGGAGGCGATTACAAATGGATACAAGATAAGGGAAAAGTACTTCAGTGGAGTGATAACAAGAAACCACAATTAATGTACGGTACCGTACAAGATATAACTGAAAAAAAGAATTACACTACAGAGCTTCAAAGAGTTAAAAATAACCAAGAAGCTATGATCAATAGCACTAAAGACTTAATGTGGTCTATTGATTTAGAATATAGGCTTATAACTGCAAATACCGCATTTCACCAACTAGTAAATAAAATTCAAGGTAGGCCTTTTAATGAAGGTGACCTGGTTTTTTCTGACCAAGTAGCAGCTCAAGTAACTGAAAAATGGAAATCTTACTATAAAAAAGCTCTTACGAGTGGTCCATTTTCAGTAAAACAAAAAATTCAAGATCCAAAAAAATTCTGGACAACTTATGGCCTTACCTCATTTGATCTTCTGTATAATAAAGAAGGTGAAAAAATTGGTATTACCTGCTTCTCTAAAGATATAACTTCAGAAGTATTATCTCAACAGGTACTTATAGGTGCAAAAGAAGAGTTACAGAAAATAATGGATACTTCTCTCGATATTATCTGCACCTTAGATGAAGATGGATATTTCTTAAGTATCAATAAAGCATGTAAACAAATTTGGGGCTATGAACCTAAAGACATCATAGGTACCCGATATCTAGAATTGGTTTATGATGAAGACATTAAATTAACCGAAGATTCTGCCGAATCTGTTTTATCAGGTAAAAAGGTTGTCAATTTTGAAAATAGGTATAAGCACAAAAATGGAGCTATTGTACCTATGTTATGGTCATCTAATTGGGATAAAAAAGATCGCGTCTATTATTGCATTGCAAGAGATAATACTGAAAAGAAAAAAGCTGAATTACTATTAAAAAATAGTGAGCGACGTTACAAAACATTGGTTCAAGAAGGTAGTGATATGATCTGTATTGTAGATGAAAAGGCAATTTTCTCTTATGCTAGCCCTACTTCAACCAAAATTTTAAATATAACGCCAGAAGAATTTGTAGGCACAAATGCTTTTAATCATGTTCACCCAGATGATTATGATATAGTTTACAGCGAATTCATGAAGGTTCTTGACATACCGCAAGTAACTATTAAACCATTTCGTTTTAAGCATGGATCTGGTCACTGGATCTGGTTAGAAACCGTTATCACCAATAAACTCGATGAACCTACCATTAATGGCATTGTTGTCAATTCTAAAGATGTTACCACTAAAGTGCTGCACTTAAACGCGATTGAAGAACAAAATGCTCAGCTTAAAAAAATTGCCTGGACACAATCTCATATCGTTAGAGCACCTGTTGCAAGATTAATGGGTTTAATTAATTTATTAACAGATGATAAAGGAAAATTAAACGTTGAAGAAAAAGAACAAGTGCTAAATTATATATTTACCTCTGCAGATGAAATAGATAATGTTATTAAAGACATCGTTGAAAATACTATCAACGTAATTGATATAGACAAAAATTAA
- a CDS encoding response regulator, protein MKYQLLLIEDDPIFTFLLEKGIKHTELKGEIISFSNGKPAIEYLTEGYSESNNYIIFLDLNMPVMNGWEFMDQLETFAKTENCMVFVLTSSAYRNDIERLKKKPLVADFVTKPITEYILNGIKETIEDRFEKNQPI, encoded by the coding sequence ATGAAGTACCAACTATTACTAATTGAAGACGATCCAATTTTTACTTTTTTACTCGAAAAAGGAATTAAACATACCGAACTAAAAGGTGAAATTATTAGTTTTTCTAATGGAAAACCTGCTATAGAGTATTTAACAGAAGGGTATTCAGAATCTAACAACTATATCATATTTCTTGATCTTAACATGCCCGTAATGAACGGTTGGGAATTTATGGATCAATTAGAAACATTTGCAAAAACCGAAAACTGTATGGTTTTTGTCTTGACTTCTTCTGCCTATCGTAATGATATAGAGCGCTTAAAGAAAAAACCCTTGGTGGCAGATTTCGTAACCAAACCAATTACCGAATATATATTGAATGGTATTAAAGAAACTATTGAAGATAGATTCGAAAAAAATCAGCCCATATAA
- a CDS encoding M61 family metallopeptidase translates to MRYLIIVLLFCFKSVQLVAQTNNYAISFENAVHHEAKISATFKQIAEDTLSLRMSRTSPGRYALHEFAKNVYNFKANDSKGNALKITRNNPYEWKVSGHDGTVIISYTLFANRGDGTYSQIDESHAHLNIPATFMYAPSLSERKIEVDFKTRDDLNWKIATQLPHVKKNTYSAPNLYYFMDSPTELSNHMLREFNVDGQTIKLALHDPGTEEEADAYFEKVKKVVLAEKEVFGELPSFDYGSYTFLACYILNASGDGMEHRNSTILTSTRTLANGGMEGNIGTVSHEFFHSWNVERIRPKSLEPFNFKEANMSGELWFAEGFTSYYTNLILCRAGLITVEKYVEGLTGTFNYVWNSPARQFFNPIEMSYQAPFVDASTSVDPVNRENTFISYYSYGSVLGLALDLSLREKDLNLDDFMKQVWNTYGKSENPYTIENLNNSLNLYAGKEFGNNFFNSFIYKSEMPQYNELFKTVGVSLSQNAETTYFGAAVSITDDLNGKIRSNTKIGSPAYLAGLDKDDIITSINGESFPNGIQFNTFIEDEFKPEDTLSITFLRDGLERKTEVTLTSNPNYTISLVEKNEKAPSKKILKARKAWLKVE, encoded by the coding sequence ATGCGCTACCTTATAATAGTATTACTTTTTTGTTTCAAATCGGTACAACTAGTTGCACAAACCAACAACTACGCCATCTCTTTCGAAAATGCCGTTCATCATGAGGCTAAAATATCAGCTACGTTTAAGCAAATAGCTGAAGATACTTTATCATTAAGAATGAGCAGAACTTCGCCTGGTAGATATGCCCTTCACGAATTTGCTAAAAACGTTTATAATTTTAAGGCTAATGACAGTAAAGGAAATGCATTGAAGATTACTAGAAATAACCCATATGAATGGAAAGTTTCTGGTCATGATGGTACCGTTATAATTTCATATACCCTTTTTGCAAACAGAGGCGATGGCACTTATTCTCAAATAGATGAATCACATGCTCATTTAAATATTCCGGCAACATTTATGTATGCGCCTTCTCTTAGTGAAAGAAAAATTGAAGTTGATTTTAAAACAAGAGATGATCTTAATTGGAAGATAGCTACGCAATTACCTCATGTAAAAAAAAATACCTATAGCGCTCCTAATCTGTATTATTTTATGGATAGTCCAACGGAGCTAAGTAATCATATGCTGCGAGAATTTAATGTTGACGGGCAAACAATAAAATTAGCGTTGCATGACCCTGGTACCGAAGAAGAAGCAGACGCATATTTTGAAAAAGTAAAAAAAGTGGTTCTTGCCGAAAAAGAAGTTTTTGGTGAACTACCTTCTTTCGATTACGGTTCTTATACTTTTTTAGCCTGTTATATACTTAATGCCTCCGGTGATGGTATGGAGCATAGAAACTCCACCATTTTAACGAGTACCAGAACTCTAGCAAATGGCGGTATGGAGGGTAATATTGGTACCGTTTCTCATGAGTTTTTTCATAGCTGGAATGTAGAACGTATACGACCAAAATCTTTAGAACCTTTTAATTTTAAAGAGGCCAATATGAGTGGCGAGCTTTGGTTTGCAGAAGGTTTTACGAGCTACTACACCAATTTAATACTTTGCAGAGCAGGATTGATTACAGTAGAAAAATATGTGGAGGGATTAACGGGTACTTTCAACTATGTATGGAATTCACCTGCCAGACAATTTTTCAACCCAATAGAAATGAGTTACCAAGCTCCTTTTGTTGATGCATCTACCTCAGTTGACCCTGTAAATAGAGAAAATACCTTTATTTCTTACTATTCTTACGGTAGTGTTCTTGGTTTGGCTTTAGACCTATCTTTAAGGGAGAAAGACTTGAATTTAGATGATTTCATGAAACAGGTTTGGAATACCTACGGAAAATCTGAAAACCCGTATACCATAGAAAATCTCAACAACTCTTTAAACCTTTATGCTGGTAAAGAATTCGGTAATAACTTCTTCAATAGTTTTATATACAAAAGCGAAATGCCGCAGTATAATGAACTATTTAAAACAGTAGGTGTTAGTTTGTCTCAAAACGCCGAAACAACCTATTTCGGAGCCGCTGTATCTATAACAGATGATTTAAACGGTAAAATTAGAAGCAATACCAAAATTGGGAGTCCTGCTTACCTTGCTGGGTTAGATAAAGACGATATCATTACTTCAATAAATGGCGAATCATTCCCTAACGGAATTCAATTTAATACGTTTATTGAAGATGAATTCAAACCAGAAGACACCCTTTCAATAACATTTTTACGAGATGGTTTAGAAAGAAAAACAGAAGTCACTTTAACCTCTAACCCTAACTATACTATTAGCTTGGTTGAGAAAAATGAAAAAGCTCCTTCTAAAAAAATATTAAAAGCCCGTAAAGCTTGGCTAAAAGTTGAGTAA
- a CDS encoding GNAT family N-acetyltransferase, which produces MNLIYTTAKTNEELIQILSLQQMNLKSAVSSDEMEKEGFVTVHHTLDVLTRMNNACPHIIAKDGDKVVGYALSMTSDFKDEISVLRPMFTELENVNIQNFITMGQICVAKTHRKMGIFRGLYSAMKIASYPKYDAIITEVDATNNRSLGAHYAVGFEKICTYSSLDQDWELISLKTG; this is translated from the coding sequence ATGAATTTGATATATACCACCGCCAAAACCAATGAAGAATTAATACAGATTCTTTCTTTACAGCAGATGAATTTAAAGTCAGCTGTTTCTAGCGATGAAATGGAAAAAGAAGGTTTCGTTACCGTTCACCACACTTTAGATGTGCTTACTAGAATGAATAATGCCTGCCCACATATTATTGCGAAAGATGGTGATAAGGTTGTAGGTTACGCTCTTTCAATGACCTCAGATTTTAAAGATGAGATTTCTGTTTTAAGACCAATGTTTACTGAATTAGAAAACGTAAACATTCAAAATTTCATTACTATGGGGCAAATTTGTGTTGCTAAGACCCATAGAAAAATGGGTATTTTCCGCGGACTTTATAGCGCTATGAAAATAGCCTCCTACCCAAAATACGACGCGATAATTACAGAGGTTGACGCCACCAACAACAGATCACTAGGTGCTCATTATGCCGTAGGTTTTGAGAAGATTTGCACTTACAGTTCTTTAGACCAAGATTGGGAATTGATTTCTTTGAAGACTGGTTGA
- a CDS encoding DUF2975 domain-containing protein, which yields MGKFYKLLRWIIVGLIFTLGLNFLGILVKIIRYFVYGEINLKKILSINFDQFFSDIEFIIICLIIELLLGYLLYLLLKLIYFSWTLDDNKLFSEKSYKLLYLSGKVIIFISILFIGIEIFLDIKSIDQSFPLAEETSTYQFGYILGVLLKILYQWIPLLVLGTITLIFAELIEKGTTLKSDNDLTI from the coding sequence ATGGGAAAATTTTATAAATTATTAAGATGGATTATAGTTGGTTTAATATTTACTTTAGGATTAAATTTCTTAGGTATTTTGGTCAAAATAATTAGGTACTTCGTCTATGGAGAAATTAATCTTAAAAAAATCCTATCTATAAATTTCGATCAATTTTTTTCGGATATAGAGTTTATCATAATCTGTTTAATTATTGAATTACTTTTAGGCTATTTGCTATACCTCCTTTTAAAACTAATATATTTCTCTTGGACCTTAGACGACAATAAATTATTCTCAGAAAAGAGCTATAAACTATTATACTTATCAGGTAAAGTGATTATATTCATTTCTATTTTATTTATTGGAATTGAAATATTCTTAGATATTAAATCAATAGACCAAAGCTTTCCATTAGCTGAAGAAACATCAACATATCAATTTGGTTATATTCTTGGGGTCCTGTTAAAAATACTATACCAATGGATTCCCCTTTTAGTACTCGGGACTATTACTTTAATTTTTGCTGAACTAATTGAAAAAGGTACGACTCTTAAATCTGACAATGACTTAACTATATAA
- a CDS encoding DUF2975 domain-containing protein has product MKIFGPKSLSSFFYYIFRSISIVLLAFLIYMEFAFVTNRFTVQDGRFNMKIPLTGNSIQGDYQFSDILTITLILIFGILLLYLLSNIFKALKQTVIFNKGIIKNLKFLTILNLVIGPILYFLIHYPIMHKTEFRNIHNLILLIIFGMISLFLTYVFQKGYTVQSENDLTI; this is encoded by the coding sequence ATGAAAATATTCGGTCCAAAATCACTTTCATCATTCTTCTATTATATATTCAGAAGTATTTCAATCGTACTCTTAGCTTTTCTAATCTATATGGAATTTGCTTTTGTTACAAATAGATTTACTGTACAGGATGGTAGATTCAATATGAAAATTCCCCTTACTGGAAATTCTATACAAGGTGATTATCAGTTTAGTGACATCCTAACGATTACCCTAATTTTAATTTTCGGAATTCTACTGCTCTATTTACTTTCTAATATTTTTAAAGCCCTAAAACAAACTGTCATATTTAATAAAGGCATCATAAAAAATCTAAAATTCTTAACCATTCTTAATTTAGTAATTGGTCCTATTTTATACTTTCTTATCCATTACCCAATAATGCATAAGACTGAATTTAGAAATATACACAACCTTATTCTACTGATTATCTTTGGAATGATTTCTCTATTTCTTACTTACGTATTTCAAAAGGGCTATACCGTACAATCTGAAAACGATCTAACCATATAA
- a CDS encoding helix-turn-helix domain-containing protein translates to MSIVVNLDNVLSERNLKSKELAEMIGITEANLSILKSGKAKAIRFSTLEAICKALDCQPADILAYEKE, encoded by the coding sequence ATGAGTATAGTCGTAAACTTAGACAACGTATTATCTGAAAGGAACCTAAAAAGCAAAGAACTTGCTGAAATGATTGGCATTACAGAAGCCAACCTTTCTATTCTAAAATCAGGCAAAGCTAAAGCAATACGTTTTTCTACACTAGAAGCCATTTGTAAAGCATTAGACTGCCAACCTGCAGATATTTTAGCATATGAAAAGGAATAA
- a CDS encoding F0F1 ATP synthase subunit epsilon — translation MYLEIVSPEATLFAGEVTSVTVPGINGEFQMLKDHAPIVSLLQEGKVKITGNISLDEEYASKFTKDASGSTVLQISSGTIELKNNRVIVLAD, via the coding sequence ATGTATTTAGAAATTGTATCACCAGAAGCAACATTATTTGCTGGCGAAGTAACTTCGGTTACGGTACCAGGTATAAATGGTGAGTTTCAAATGTTAAAAGATCACGCTCCAATTGTATCATTGTTACAAGAAGGTAAGGTCAAGATTACAGGTAATATTTCTTTAGATGAAGAATATGCCTCTAAGTTCACTAAAGATGCTAGCGGTAGTACAGTATTACAAATTTCTAGCGGTACTATTGAGCTTAAGAATAATAGAGTTATTGTACTTGCAGATTAG